The following proteins come from a genomic window of Saccharomyces mikatae IFO 1815 strain IFO1815 genome assembly, chromosome: 7:
- the PMR1 gene encoding Ca(2+)/Mn(2+)-transporting P-type ATPase PMR1 (similar to Saccharomyces cerevisiae PMR1 (YGL167C); ancestral locus Anc_8.112), with the protein MSDNPFNASLLDEDSNREREILDATAEALSKPSPSLEYCTLSVEETLERLETDKNSGLRSSNEANNRRSLYGPNEITVEDDENIFKKFLFNFIEDRMILLLIGSAVVSLFMGNIDDAVSITLAIFIVVTVGFVQEYRSEKSLEALNKLVPAECHLMRCGQESHVLASTLVPGDLVHFRIGDRIPADLRIIEATDLSIDESNLTGENEPVHKSSQTIEKSSFNDQPNSIVPIAERSCIAYMGTLVKEGHGKGIVVGTGTNTSFGAVFEMMNNIEKPKTPLQLTMDKLGKDLSLVSFIVIGMICLVGVIQGRSWLEMFQISVSLAVAAIPEGLPIIVTVTLALGVLRMAKRKAIVRRLPSVETLGSVNVICSDKTGTLTSNHMTISKLWCLDSMSNKLNVLSLDKNKKAKNSTGILKNYLTEDVKETLIIGNLCNNASFSQEHATFLGNPTDVALLEQLGNFEMSDIRNTVQKVQELPFNSKRKLMATKIFNPVDNKCTVYVKGAFEKILSCSTSYLKSKGKRTEKLTEAQMDTINECANSMASEGLRVLGFAKLNLSDSSTPLTEDLIKDLTFTGLIGMNDPPRPNVKFAIEQLLQGGVHIIMITGDSENTAVNIARQIGIPVIDPKLSVLSGDKLDKMSDDQLANVIDHVNIFARATPEHKLNIVRALRKRGDVVAMTGDGVNDAPALKLSDIGVSMGRIGTDVAKEASDMVLTDDDFSTILTAIEEGKGIFNNIQNFLTFQLSTSVAALSLVALSTAFKLPNPLNAMQILWINILMDGPPAQSLGVEPVDHEVMKKPPRKRTDKILTHDVMKRLLTTAACIIIGTVYIFVKEMAEDGKVTARDTTMTFTCFVFFDMFNALACRHNTKSIFEIGFFTNKMFNYAVGLSLLGQMCAIYIPFFQSIFKTERLSVSDILLLLLISSTVFIVDELRKLWARKMNERDPTYYSNV; encoded by the coding sequence ATGAGTGATAATCCATTTAATGCGAGTCTTCTCGACGAGGACTCAAACCGTGAGAGAGAAATTCTAGATGCTACCGCTGAGGCCCTTTCAAAACCAAGTCCCTCTCTAGAATACTGTACTTTATCCGTAGAAGAAACTCTAGAAAGACTAGAAACTGACAAAAACAGTGGTTTGCGATCTTCTAACGAGGCTAACAATAGGAGATCACTTTATGGTCCTAATGAAATAACCgtagaagatgatgaaaatattttcaagaagttcttgttcaatttcattgaagatCGGATGATTCTACTATTGATAGGCTCTGCAGTGGTTTCTCTCTTTATGGGCAACATTGATGATGCCGTCAGTATCACATTGGccattttcattgttgttaCTGTCGGATTTGTTCAAGAATATAGGTCCGAAAAATCTTTAGAAGCTTTGAATAAATTAGTGCCCGCTGAATGTCATTTGATGAGATGTGGCCAAGAAAGCCATGTTTTGGCTTCCACTTTGGTTCCGGGCGATTTAGTCCATTTCAGAATAGGTGATAGAATTCCTGCGGATCTTAGAATTATTGAAGCTACCGATTTGTCCATCGATGAGAGCAATTTAACTGGTGAGAATGAACCAGTACACAAATCCTCacaaacaattgaaaaatcctCCTTTAATGACCAGCCTAATTCTATTGTACCGATCGCTGAAAGGTCTTGTATAGCCTATATGGGCACTTTGGTTAAGGAGGGTCATGGTAAGGGTATCGTTGTAGGAACAGGTACAAACACATCTTTTGGCGCTGTTTTTGAAATGATgaataatattgaaaagCCGAAGACTCCATTGCAATTAACAATGGACAAACTGGGAAAGGATTTGTCATTGGTTAGTTTCATAGTTATTGGTATGATTTGTCTAGTTGGTGTCATCCAAGGGAGATCTTGGTTGGAGATGTTCCAAATATCGGTATCGCTAGCGGTTGCTGCCATCCCAGAAGGTCTGCCCATTATTGTTACCGTTACTTTAGCATTGGGTGTTTTGAGAATGGCTAAGCGGAAGGCCATAGTAAGGAGGTTACCAAGTGTCGAAACTTTGGGCTCTGTCAACGTCATTTGCTCTGATAAAACAGGGACATTAACTTCGAACCATATGACTATATCTAAACTTTGGTGTCTAGACAGTATGTCTAATAAGCTGAACGTCTTGTCATTGgacaaaaataagaaagcGAAGAATTCTACTggcattttgaaaaactatttAACTGAAGATGTTAAGGAAACTTTAATCATCGGGAACCTCTGTAATAACGCTTCTTTCTCTCAAGAACACGCAACGTTTCTGGGAAACCCAACTGATGTGGCCCTTTTAGAACAACTAGGAAACTTTGAAATGTCTGATATAAGAAATACtgttcaaaaagttcaagaaCTTCCATTCAactcaaaaagaaaattaatGGCGACCAAGATTTTCAATCCTGTTGACAATAAATGTACGGTTTATGTTAAAGGTGCATTCGAGAAAATTCTGAGCTGTTCCACAAGCTATTTGAAATCTAAGGGCAAaagaactgaaaaattgaCTGAAGCTCAAATGGATACAATAAATGAATGTGCAAATTCGATGGCATCTGAAGGTCTGCGTGTCCTTGGATTTGCTAAGCTTAATCTATCTGATTCATCAACCCCACTTACTGAAGACTTAATCAAAGATTTGACCTTCACAGGGTTAATCGGGATGAACGATCCTCCTAGACCAAACGTTAAATTCGCCATTGAACAGTTACTACAAGGGGGAGTTCATATTATCATGATCACTGGTGATTCTGAAAATACTGCAGTAAATATTGCAAGGCAAATCGGTATTCCCGTTATTGATCCAAAGCTTTCTGTTTTGTCCGGTGATAAATTAGATAAGATGTCAGATGATCAATTGGCCAATGTGATTGACCACGTCAATATTTTTGCTCGTGCTACACCTGAACATAAACTAAATATTGTTCGTGCATTAAGAAAGAGAGGTGATGTGGTAGCAATGACTGGTGATGGTGTTAATGACGCTCCTGCGTTAAAACTTTCCGACATTGGTGTCTCCATGGGTAGAATCGGTACAGATGTTGCCAAAGAAGCCTCAGACATGGTCCTAactgatgatgatttcaGTACTATACTCACTGCTATTGAAGAAGGTAAAGGTATATTTAATAATATTCAGAATTTTCTGACTTTTCAACTGTCCACTTCTGTTGCCGCGTTATCGCTAGTTGCTTTATCAACAGCATTTAAACTACCCAATCCATTGAATGCAATGCAAATTCTTTGGATCAACATTTTAATGGATGGTCCACCAGCTCAATCATTAGGCGTGGAACCTGTGGATCATGAAGTTATGAAGAAACCCCCAAGAAAGCGTACTGATAAGATTTTGACCCATGACGTGATGAAACGCTTGCTAACTACCGCAGCTTGTATCATAATAGGAACAGTTTACATTTTTGTTAAAGAGATGGCCGAGGATGGTAAAGTAACTGCTAGAGATACAACTATGACTTTTacttgttttgttttcttcgatATGTTCAACGCTTTGGCCTGTAGACACAACACAAAATcaatctttgaaattggCTTTTTTACGAACAAAATGTTCAACTATGCCGTCGGACTATCTCTATTGGGTCAAATGTGCGCCATATATATACCGTTTTTCCAAAGTATCTTCAAAACTGAGCGCCTCAGTGTCTCtgatatattattattattactaatCAGTAGCACTGTATTCATCGTTGATGAATTGAGAAAATTGTGGGCAAGGAAGATGAATGAAAGAGACCCAACGTATTATTCAAACGTCTGA
- the CUP2 gene encoding Cup2p (similar to Saccharomyces cerevisiae CUP2 (YGL166W) and HAA1 (YPR008W); ancestral locus Anc_8.106), with the protein MVVINGVKYACETCIRGHRAAQCTHTDGPLQIIRRKGRPSTTCGHCKDLRRTKNFNPSGGCMCASTRRAATGSKEDESRCRCDEGEPCRCHTKRKTRRKQKGGTCHGRANHEPANSSGVGALDLEAFLGLTGNTSYVDMTTTLPGLNPPLQGGDTKTDSIDDLELPSLNPLQETPNSSLNPSSANETGGANINVNTSLNDIDIPFSLNELNELYKEVSPHTSHSK; encoded by the coding sequence ATGGTCGTAATTAACGGGGTCAAATATGCCTGTGAAACGTGTATCAGGGGTCATAGGGCGGCGCAATGTACTCACACCGATGGCCCGTTACAGATTATAAGACGCAAGGGAAGGCCATCGACTACCTGTGGCCATTGTAAGGATCTgagaagaacaaagaacTTCAATCCTTCCGGTGGATGTATGTGTGCCTCTACACGACGAGCAGCTACCGGAagtaaagaagatgaatcGCGGTGTCGTTGTGATGAAGGTGAGCCTTGTAGGTGTCATACGAAGAGGAAAACCAGAAGGAAACAAAAGGGGGGGACATGCCACGGTAGGGCAAATCATGAACCAGCGAACTCCAGCGGTGTTGGGGCTCTAGACTTGGAGGCCTTTTTGGGTCTGACTGGCAACACATCGTATGTAGACATGACAACCACATTACCTGGTTTGAATCCGCCTCTGCAAGGCGGTGACACTAAGACCGATAGCATTGATGATCTAGAGCTGCCTTCTCTCAATCCGCTTCAAGAAACCCCTAATTCATCTTTAAACCCTTCAAGCGCGAATGAAACTGGAGGTGCAAATATAAATGTAAACACTTCTCTGaatgatattgatattcCATTTTCTCTCAATGAGTTGAACGAGCTATACAAAGAAGTATCACCGCACACTTCACATTCAAAATAA
- the YRB30 gene encoding Yrb30p (similar to Saccharomyces cerevisiae YRB30 (YGL164C); ancestral locus Anc_8.107) — MDEILAKAGSQAVTFAIKSGISIASTYALKTITNFVIQIPKDDARRIDQLKVKLESRMAIVSSAIDLIKLVAARGNTNLQITLRLTKDLKEEIDRFDEEISEMTLKVEGSRSAKTQNAAIKAVENYIKDLLLRIEEITPFINLSLTTSGANLNSALPHQVSPGLLLKASDFVSENNRKYVSVLKCSDERTRDKEDLKVQVGPTFEVTLFSIFYNLTSESNGQSGIVWKEDMRRAKVRIYRQEYTGKEYDYFMRVAQDFNDGRYHEVDDKEDTPQELTINLNHIKKLFFSVSGKLLRLEEQDSPVLVLKIDRHNDKENDTGEAEKGPIEDITWYAVSGYEGMEENGEEDEDENGEEDREEVEEDEKEQEEKQEDSALEDKTSSITLLEYIIRLTSLQSNDQKSILEVSDERLSIYLNDENTNSKRDGISDSTIKEAEQKLQSLKL, encoded by the coding sequence ATGGATGAGATCCTTGCCAAAGCAGGTTCACAAGCTGTTACATTTGCTATAAAATCCGGAATATCGATAGCATCGACATATGCGCTAAAGACAATAACAAACTTTGTCATCCAGATTCCCAAGGATGACGCTAGAAGGATAGATCAGTTGAAAGTTAAACTGGAAAGTCGCATGGCTATTGTATCCAGCGCCATTGACCTAATAAAATTGGTAGCAGCAAGGGGGAACACGAACTTACAAATAACTTTAAGGTTAACCAAGgatttaaaagaagaaatcgatAGGTTTGATGAAGAGATCAGTGAAATGACGCTAAAAGTGGAAGGCTCAAGAAGTGCAAAAACCCAAAATGCAGCTATTAAAGCGGTGGAAAACTATATAAAGGACTTGTTATTGAGGATAGAAGAAATCACTCCATTTATTAATCTTTCTCTAACCACTTCTGGTGCCAACTTAAATAGTGCACTTCCTCACCAAGTTTCTCCAGGTTTGTTATTAAAGGCTTCCGATTTTGTTAGtgaaaacaatagaaaATATGTAAGTGTACTAAAATGCAGTGATGAACGAACGAGGGACAAAGAAGACTTAAAAGTTCAAGTGGGGCCTACCTTTGAAGTTACACTAttctctattttttataacttAACTTCAGAAAGCAACGGACAATCAGGAATTGTTTGGAAAGAAGACATGAGAAGGGCCAAAGTAAGAATATATAGGCAGGAATACACAGGAAAGGAATATGACTATTTTATGAGAGTAGCACAAGACTTTAACGATGGCAGATATCATGAagttgatgataaagaagataCACCACAGGAACTTACTATAAATCTGAACCATATAAAGAAACTATTTTTCAGTGTATCTGGCAAGCTACTTCGATTAGAGGAACAGGATTCTCCAGTATTGGTCTTGAAAATTGACAGGCACAATGACAAAGAGAACGATACTGGAGAAGCAGAAAAAGGACCAATTGAGGATATTACTTGGTATGCGGTAAGTGGGTATGAAGGTATGGAGGAAAATGgagaagaggatgaagatgaaaatggaGAAGAAGACAGAGAGGAAGTGGAGGAGGACGAAAAGGAACAAGAGGAAAAGCAAGAAGACAGCGCGTTGGAGGATAAAACTTCATCGATCACCCTACTCGAGTACATTATCCGGCTGACGTCCTTGCAGAGTAACGATCAGAAAAGTATATTAGAGGTTAGCGATGAAAGACTATCTATATATttgaatgatgaaaataccAACTCTAAAAGGGATGGAATTAGCGATTCCACAATCAAAGAGGCAGAACAAAAATTACAGAGCTTAAAACTTTGA
- the RAD54 gene encoding DNA-dependent ATPase RAD54 (similar to Saccharomyces cerevisiae RAD54 (YGL163C); ancestral locus Anc_8.108) — MARRRLPDRPPNGIGAGERPRLVPRPINVQDSVNQLTKPFRIPYKNTHIPPAAVRIATESENNIVGGRSLRKRSATVSYTGLDVNADEMEYNSQDMSFSQLNKRRKDALSAQRLAKDPTRLSNIEYTLKRSFTVPIKGYVQRHSLPLTLGMKKKITPEPRPLHDPTDEFAIVLYDPSVDGEMIFHDTSMENKGEELKKVAKSTQEKENASKEETNQEQKPTQRIGHHPALMTNGVRNKSLRELLGDSENSADNKKKFASVPVVIDPKLAKILRPHQVEGVRFLYRCVTGLVMKDYLEAEAFNTSSEDPLKSDEKALTQSQKTEENNRGAYGCIMADEMGLGKTLQCIALMWTLLRQGPQGKRLIDKCIIVCPSSLVNNWANELVKWLGPNTLTPLAVDGKKSSMGGGNTTVSQAIHAWAQAQGRNIVKPVLIISYETLRRNVDQLKNCDVGLMLADEGHRLKNGDSLTFTALDSINCPRRVILSGTPIQNDLSEYFALLSFSNPGLLGSRAEFRKNFENPILRGRDADATDKEIAKGEAQLQKLSTIVSKFIIRRTNDILAKYLPCKYEHVIFVNLKPLQNNLYNKLIKSREVKKVVKGVGGSQPLRAIGILKKLCNHPNLLNFEDEFEDDDDLDLPDDYNMPNSKARDVQTKYSAKFSILERFLHKIKTESDDKIVLISNYTQTLDLIEKMCRYKHYSAVRLDGTMSINKRQKLVDRFNDPEGQEFIFLLSSKAGGCGINLIGANRLILMDPDWNPAADQQALARVWRDGQKKDCFIYRFISTGTIEEKIFQRQSMKMSLSSCVVDAKEDVERLFSSDNLRQLFQKNETTICETHETYHCKRCNAHGKQLRKAPAMLYGDATTWNHLNHEALEKTNDHLLKNEHHYNDISFAFQYISH; from the coding sequence ATGGCGAGACGCAGATTACCAGACAGACCACCGAACGGAATAGGGGCTGGTGAACGGCCGAGACTGGTACCGAGACCTATTAATGTTCAAGACTCTGTGAATCAGCTAACTAAGCCGTTCAGGATTCCTTACAAGAATACCCACATTCCGCCCGCCGCTGTCAGAATCGCCACCGAATCTGAGAATAATATCGTAGGGGGAAGGAGCTTGAGGAAAAGATCTGCGACTGTATCTTATACTGGCTTGGACGTAAATGCTGATGAAATGGAGTACAATAGCCAAGATATGAGCTTTTCTCAGTTGAACAAACGACGGAAGGATGCCCTCAGTGCTCAAAGGTTAGCAAAGGACCCGACAAGACTAAGTAATATCGAGTATACGTTGAAAAGGTCTTTCACTGTTCCGATTAAGGGTTACGTACAGAGGCATAGTCTTCCATTAACCTTGgggatgaaaaagaaaatcactCCTGAACCTCGACCATTACACGACCCGACAGACGAATTCGCCATAGTGCTTTATGACCCGTCTGTTGACGGGGAAATGATCTTTCATGACACATCTATGGAAAACAAGGgagaagaattgaaaaaggtGGCGAAAAGTACCCAGGAAAAGGAGAACGCtagcaaagaagaaactaatcaagaacaaaaacCTACTCAAAGAATAGGGCACCATCCCGCGTTGATGACCAATGGGGTCAGAAACAAATCTTTGCGTGAACTACTGGGCGATTCGGAAAACTCGGCAGataacaagaagaaatttgcCAGTGTCCCCGTTGTTATTGATCCTAAACTAGCCAAGATTTTAAGACCCCATCAAGTTGAAGGTGTCAGATTTTTATACCGTTGTGTCACAGGGCTTGTCATGAAGGATTACTTAGAGGCTGAAGCGTTTAACACTTCAAGCGAAGATCCATTGAAAAGTGACGAAAAGGCGCTTACACAATCTCAAAAGactgaagaaaacaatagagGCGCCTATGGCTGTATCATGGCCGATGAGATGGGGTTAGGTAAGACATTGCAATGTATAGCGCTGATGTGGACATTACTAAGGCAGGGCCCGCAGGGTAAAAGACTTATTGACAAGTGTATTATTGTTTGTCCATCTTCTCTGGTCAATAACTGGGCGAACGAACTGGTAAAATGGCTGGGTCCAAACACATTAACCCCATTAGCCGTTGATGggaaaaaatcatcaatgGGTGGTGGAAATACAACAGTGTCACAAGCCATTCATGCATGGGCGCAAGCACAAGGTAGAAATATTGTGAAGCCCGTTTTAATCATATCGTATGAAACTTTACGTCGTAACGTAGatcaattgaaaaactgCGATGTGGGCCTAATGCTAGCAGATGAAGGTCATCGTTTGAAAAATGGTGATTCTTTGACATTCACAGCCTTAGATAGTATCAATTGTCCGAGAAGAGTCATCTTATCTGGTACGCCCATTCAAAACGATCTTTCAGAGTATTTTGCCCTACTAAGTTTTTCTAATCCTGGCTTATTAGGATCTAGAGCAGAATTCCGAAAAAACTTCGAGAATCCAATTTTGCGAGGACGTGATGCTGATGCTACCGACAAAGAGATCGCAAAAGGCGAGGCGCAATTGCAAAAGCTATCTACTATTGTCTCCAAATTTATTATTCGTCGTACTAATGATATTTTGGCCAAGTATTTGCCCTGCAAGTATGAGCACGTTATTTTCGTTAATTTAAAGCCATTACAGAATAATCTTTACAATAAATTAATCAAATCCAGGGAGGTCAAGAAAGTAGTTAAAGGTGTTGGTGGCTCTCAACCGTTAAGGGCAATTGGTATTTTAAAAAAGCTATGTAATCATCCAAATCTTTTAAATTTTGAGGATGAATTTGAggacgatgatgatttggATTTACCTGATGATTATAATATGCCCAATTCAAAGGCCAGAGACGTACAAACAAAGTATTCTGCAAAGTTTTCCATTTTAGAAAGGTTTCTTCACAAGATAAAAACTGAATCTGATGATAAGATTGTTCTAATCTCCAATTACACTCAAACTTTAGAtctaattgaaaaaatgtgCAGGTACAAGCATTATAGTGCCGTACGGTTGGATGGCACAATGTCAATTAATAAAAGACAGAAATTGGTGGATCGGTTTAACGATCCTGAAGGTCAGgagtttatttttcttttaagttCTAAAGCAGGTGGTTGTGGTATCAATCTGATAGGAGCGAACAGGCTAATTTTGATGGATCCGGATTGGAATCCCGCTGCTGATCAACAAGCTTTGGCACGTGTTTGGAGGGATGGTCAAAAAAAGGATTGTTTCATTTACAGGTTCATATCGACTGGTAcgatagaagaaaaaatcttccaaaGACAATCTATGAAAATGAGTTTGAGTTCATGTGTGGTCGATGCCAAGGAAGATGTTGAAAGATTGTTTAGTTCTGACAATTTAAGGcaattgtttcaaaaaaatgaaaccaCAATATGTGAGACACATGAAACTTACCATTGTAAGCGTTGTAATGCGCATGGAAAACAATTAAGGAAGGCACCTGCAATGCTATATGGTGATGCAACAACTTGGAATCATTTAAATCATGAAGCTTTGGAGAAAACAAATGATCATTTACTAAAAAACGAGCATCACTACAACGATATCAGTTTTGCATTTCAGTATATTTCACATTAA
- the SUT1 gene encoding Sut1p (similar to Saccharomyces cerevisiae SUT1 (YGL162W) and SUT2 (YPR009W); ancestral locus Anc_8.109) — translation MSTSITVRNRDQSLPPLLLPSVSMLEKDVCRKGAQNVGITDPELLSATWTKKRVFPCDKLAPNYKRLKAVALDTNKYTMGIATITPPPTLPVGGVVSCSQNYTPPSFEYHNHAFFSIDNEDANSSSTQMPMISRSSSNSTTSSGTSTSSNSKRQRSGPSCDKCRLKKIKCNAKIEILLQDYSIMPLISDKLRYILTPDDIQLYRGTLLQNVAIPDDVIEGTSSRKLIKHIDKLVLLTPCLPCIKKKHSASSNPIKSDNCTFSKGFTRADISISSKISLKFKDKTIYDITYDDYENNKP, via the coding sequence atgtcTACTAGCATTACGGTAAGGAACAGAGATCAATCTTTACCGCCTCTGTTGCTGCCCAGTGTATCCATGCTGGAGAAGGACGTGTGTCGTAAAGGAGCGCAAAATGTAGGCATCACTGATCCGGAACTCTTGTCTGCCACTTGGACGAAGAAACGAGTTTTTCCGTGCGACAAGCTTGCTCCAAACTATAAGAGGTTGAAGGCTGTTGCCCTAGACACCAACAAATACACTATGGGTATTGCCACGATAACACCGCCGCCGACTCTTCCTGTTGGAGGTGTTGTTTCTTGTTCACAAAATTATACCCCGCCGTCATTTGAATACCATAAtcatgcttttttttccattgataatgaagacGCTAATTCATCATCCACTCAAATGCCCATGATTTCCCGGTCTTCCAGTAACTCGACGACTTCTTCCGGCACATCTACTAGTTCAAATTCTAAGAGGCAGAGAAGCGGTCCAAGTTGTGATAAGTGTcgtttgaagaaaataaaatgtaATGCCAAAATTGAGATTTTACTTCAGGACTACTCCATAATGCCATTGATCTCGGACAAGTTGCGTTACATTTTGACCCCCGATGATATCCAGTTATACCGAGGCACACTACTGCAGAATGTTGCCATTCCGGATGATGTTATTGAGGGTACGAGTTCGCGAAAATTAATTAAGCATATTGATAAGCTGGTTTTACTCACGCCTTGTTTACCATGcattaagaaaaagcaCTCTGCTTCTTCCAATCCTATAAAAAGCGATAATTGTACTTTTTCGAAAGGCTTTACCAGAGCTGATATAAGCATTTCATCGAAAATTTCTCtgaaattcaaagataaaACCATTTACGACATAACCTATGATGActatgaaaataataaaccTTAA
- the YIP5 gene encoding Yip5p (similar to Saccharomyces cerevisiae YIP5 (YGL161C); ancestral locus Anc_8.110), translated as MPSNNSSFLDIDDDLEGVDDFGNEPNPFDDSTVPDSQNMTNSTTAKASDFYNTMGSKGESAPLQGQMDPPAYDKVIGEDDVNDGSRRDELRPGLINYYSRYFQLDLTQFKKRLSAVLTFRNDYNSEGSDSNSDLYGAVWITATVVMINFTMSKGLKFIISDVIEGIRSGEDIDRASQFKKLLHSIWLFYGYTFGVPFITMQVLNRDEHSERNRSFKSIPELISVYGYSNLIWIPVCVILNILDMSKHLRTIQAIQWAIVALGWAQSSYFLNSQMTNSGNGAQPDGKFSLSIIVVIALHSLFCLLFRFIIF; from the coding sequence atgccgTCCAATAACAGCAGTTTTCTAGATATTGACGATGATCTCGAGGGTGTGGATGATTTTGGCAACGAGCCCAATCCATTCGATGATTCCACTGTCCCCGATAGTCAAAACATGACCAATTCTACCACAGCAAAAGCCAGCGATTTTTATAACACAATGGGCAGTAAGGGTGAGTCTGCACCATTACAAGGTCAAATGGACCCGCCGGCGTATGATAAAGTGATAGGAGAGGACGATGTAAACGATGGCAGTCGGCGTGACGAATTGAGACCAGGGTTAATAAACTACTATTCCAGATACTTCCAACTTGATTTGACacaattcaagaaaagattatcCGCAGTGCTGACATTTAGGAATGATTACAATTCCGAAGGTAGTGATAGTAACAGTGATTTATACGGTGCTGTATGGATCACTGCCACGGTGGTGATGATTAATTTCACCATGAGCAAGGGGTTAAAATTCATTATAAGCGACGTAATTGAGGGTATCAGGAGTGGTGAGGACATTGACAGGGCTAGTCAATTTAAGAAGTTGCTTCATTCGATCTGGCTATTTTACGGATATACGTTCGGCGTGCCCTTCATCACCATGCAAGTATTGAATAGAGATGAGCACTCAGAGCGCAATAGAAGTTTCAAGAGCATTCCTGAATTGATTTCCGTCTATGGATATTCTAATTTGATCTGGATACCCGTCTGCGTTATTTTGAATATATTGGATATGTCTAAGCATCTAAGAACTATCCAAGCCATTCAATGGGCAATTGTGGCCCTGGGATGGGCACAGTCgtcatattttttgaattctcAAATGACGAATAGTGGCAACGGGGCACAACCGGACGGGAAGTTTTCGTTGTCCATTATAGTCGTGATTGCCTTGCACTCTTTATTCTGTTTATTATTTAGGTTTATAAtcttttga